From Zavarzinella sp., one genomic window encodes:
- a CDS encoding ATP-grasp domain-containing protein, whose protein sequence is MMQLLFPQNEMLKKLPEPIFEAEYDAARAVGFNTLLYSEEMRSSEGPIAACRHFPEGDGSTLLYRGWIYSEQDYLDFYHALGKRGYRLVSSPEQYAEVTYLPNYYPKIRELSPLTVWTETPDTFEAYSCSRKLGNGPFILKDHVKSVKHLWHEACFVPEGIGREGFEEMAARLYREQGKSFHRGFVVKQFVPLSLRGDSPREYPQCEEYRLFFWNSKLLAASHYFNLPALRTEWESISKIAARFTSPFFTMDVAETVQGDWLVVDMGAGECSSIPPSLPAETFYQRLMDSCC, encoded by the coding sequence ATGATGCAATTGCTCTTTCCACAGAATGAAATGCTGAAGAAACTGCCTGAGCCGATTTTCGAGGCTGAATACGATGCGGCCAGAGCAGTGGGATTCAACACGTTACTGTATTCCGAAGAGATGCGTTCCTCTGAAGGGCCGATTGCAGCCTGCCGCCATTTCCCAGAAGGGGATGGTTCAACATTGTTGTACCGAGGCTGGATTTATTCCGAACAGGATTATTTAGACTTTTATCATGCCTTGGGGAAACGTGGCTATCGGCTGGTCAGTTCGCCAGAACAATATGCAGAAGTAACCTATCTACCGAATTACTATCCGAAAATTCGCGAACTCTCTCCACTGACTGTATGGACGGAAACTCCCGACACTTTTGAGGCTTACAGTTGCAGTCGGAAGCTGGGGAATGGTCCGTTTATTCTCAAGGATCATGTCAAGTCGGTGAAACATCTGTGGCACGAAGCCTGTTTTGTACCTGAAGGTATCGGGAGGGAAGGGTTTGAGGAAATGGCCGCAAGACTTTACCGCGAACAGGGAAAATCGTTCCACCGTGGATTTGTTGTCAAACAGTTTGTACCGTTAAGCCTGCGTGGCGACAGCCCCAGGGAATATCCCCAGTGCGAAGAGTATCGGCTGTTTTTCTGGAACAGCAAACTATTGGCTGCTTCTCATTATTTCAATCTCCCAGCACTTCGCACCGAATGGGAATCGATCAGTAAAATTGCAGCACGTTTCACATCTCCATTTTTCACGATGGACGTGGCAGAAACGGTTCAGGGTGATTGGCTCGTGGTAGACATGGGTGCCGGCGAATGCTCCTCAATACCACCCAGTTTGCCCGCAGAGACGTTTTACCAGCGTCTGATGGATAGCTGCTGCTGA
- a CDS encoding gamma-glutamyltransferase, which translates to MFSRRSFLGSMAGTCATSLLPMPAQAQRSERKDHYAVGEKAGVTATSVQACDAALWALEQGGNAADAYITAAITQTVSEPGLTSLGGAFGINYFAANKKQTSTTVGLLGPASAEPYDYDRTSPVTQTGRAMPVPGFVAGLYEAHRQYGQLTWEKLFQPAIRYATEGFLVIPDIIEAAKRKAVKDPESKLVWQHRGEFLTPAQPLIQTRLGKLLTQIAKDGPEAFYTGEFAKNYVKRATADGGKMTLNDMKTWKDRIRTPKLDLRGNYRGYQIASAPLIIYAMHLNEALNLRKSGSARDNSDSLYRQLRIMEEVFLSSKKLNQETEADFLDPLFASKRADFVLNSPHRDFTLDALFNTCFLVVRDNKGNCAWGTHSINSPSAFGAGIMVDGVYASYAINRDHVHGTGATAAGITTNFALFKNGVPRLIAGSPGYGFVHGPYQYGTALIEWELSPAEAMNQPRFSMPNSKGEIIFEQHYSAKVLEMLKTRKFAHQVTRPSSSTGIVGAYFADDQQKLHFVQDGRRSGFARAD; encoded by the coding sequence ATGTTTTCCAGAAGATCTTTTTTAGGCAGTATGGCAGGCACTTGTGCCACCAGTTTGCTGCCGATGCCCGCCCAGGCTCAGCGATCTGAGAGAAAGGATCACTACGCTGTGGGTGAAAAAGCGGGTGTCACAGCAACTTCTGTTCAGGCCTGTGATGCTGCTCTTTGGGCACTGGAACAGGGTGGAAATGCGGCAGATGCCTACATTACTGCCGCCATCACACAGACGGTATCCGAGCCGGGGCTGACCTCACTGGGTGGTGCCTTTGGCATCAACTATTTTGCAGCCAATAAAAAGCAAACATCAACCACTGTCGGCCTGTTAGGACCTGCATCGGCAGAACCCTACGATTATGACCGTACTTCTCCCGTCACGCAAACAGGTCGGGCAATGCCGGTGCCCGGGTTTGTTGCTGGCCTGTATGAAGCACATCGTCAATATGGTCAGCTTACTTGGGAAAAACTGTTCCAGCCTGCAATCCGCTATGCAACTGAGGGGTTTCTGGTTATCCCGGATATTATTGAAGCTGCCAAAAGAAAAGCAGTGAAAGATCCAGAATCAAAACTGGTCTGGCAGCATCGAGGTGAATTTCTTACCCCTGCTCAACCATTGATCCAGACGAGACTGGGAAAACTGCTGACCCAGATTGCGAAAGACGGTCCAGAAGCATTTTACACAGGTGAATTTGCAAAGAACTACGTAAAGAGGGCAACTGCCGATGGCGGAAAAATGACGCTGAACGATATGAAGACCTGGAAAGACCGCATCCGCACACCAAAACTGGATTTGCGCGGCAATTACCGTGGTTATCAGATAGCAAGTGCACCGCTGATTATCTACGCAATGCACCTGAATGAGGCATTAAACCTCAGAAAAAGTGGTAGTGCCAGGGACAACTCCGATTCTCTGTACAGGCAACTTCGGATTATGGAAGAGGTGTTTCTTTCTTCCAAAAAATTGAACCAGGAAACCGAAGCGGACTTTCTTGACCCCCTTTTTGCCAGCAAGCGAGCCGATTTTGTATTGAACAGTCCCCATCGCGACTTTACTCTGGATGCGCTGTTTAACACCTGTTTTCTGGTGGTACGTGACAATAAAGGTAACTGTGCCTGGGGGACACACTCGATCAACTCACCATCTGCATTTGGTGCCGGAATCATGGTAGACGGTGTTTATGCTTCTTATGCCATTAACCGCGATCATGTACATGGAACTGGTGCAACTGCTGCTGGAATTACGACCAATTTTGCGCTGTTCAAAAATGGTGTGCCGCGACTGATTGCCGGCTCTCCTGGATATGGTTTTGTCCATGGTCCTTATCAATATGGTACGGCCCTGATTGAATGGGAATTGTCTCCCGCGGAAGCGATGAATCAGCCACGTTTCAGTATGCCGAATTCAAAAGGCGAAATCATCTTCGAGCAACATTACAGTGCCAAAGTTCTGGAAATGTTGAAAACGAGAAAATTTGCCCACCAGGTGACCAGGCCCTCCAGCAGTACCGGTATTGTGGGTGCATATTTTGCAGATGATCAACAGAAATTGCACTTTGTCCAGGATGGTCGTCGCAGTGGATTTGCCCGCGCTGATTAA
- a CDS encoding nucleoside 2-deoxyribosyltransferase domain-containing protein, with protein MGSVLFPTTIIPIDGPLVFLAGPIQGAPHWHAEAIKWFSENTPHVSVASPRRLDRSRDFDYAAQVDWETFHLRRAASEGVILFWLAREAESIPGRAYAQTSRFELAEWKVRHERDGVQLAVGIEDGFSGAKYIRHRFRQDCPLVPLVTSLAAVCNAAATLVGQTHTAPGTSPVEE; from the coding sequence GTGGGTTCGGTGCTTTTTCCGACAACAATTATACCAATCGACGGCCCACTGGTTTTCCTGGCTGGTCCGATTCAGGGTGCCCCACATTGGCATGCGGAAGCGATCAAGTGGTTCAGCGAAAACACACCTCATGTGTCGGTTGCATCACCGCGAAGGCTGGACCGCTCACGTGACTTCGATTACGCAGCCCAAGTCGACTGGGAAACATTTCATTTACGGCGGGCTGCCAGCGAAGGGGTAATTTTATTCTGGCTGGCTCGCGAAGCGGAAAGCATTCCTGGGCGGGCATACGCACAGACCTCGAGATTCGAGTTGGCAGAGTGGAAGGTTCGCCATGAACGGGATGGAGTGCAGTTGGCTGTCGGCATCGAAGATGGGTTCAGTGGAGCAAAATATATCCGCCATCGCTTCCGTCAGGACTGCCCACTGGTGCCTCTGGTAACCAGCCTTGCTGCTGTATGCAACGCAGCCGCCACTCTTGTTGGGCAAACGCACACAGCCCCGGGAACTTCTCCAGTAGAGGAGTAA
- a CDS encoding IS4 family transposase, whose translation MTSNSFASEALSRLPLAEAAFLMLDDIFQNNTLEAIYQSNRGRTYTRILTFSSFFQLLRDSLISPDHSARARLIDASENGELPTSLKAFYDKLAHMPPEVGAGLLSHSYRAISKLLPRKMTSKLPKSLCKLTVVAVDGKVIKHTMRRLLPLRISKQNASKLLGGKALVAVNLSTGLVMEMASELDGEASETRLLAPLLQQLKDHCGEKLIVADRCYGFYKHIAMIKDDGCHFVLRVASITQFIQDPEKPARIGKDRYGRKLIEEHGWITSQKNTKLIAVRRLSIIRDKVQIQLLTDLTDSKRYPADDIAEIYRYRWDIERVYATITKVFQLRHLIGTSPEAGLIQASLCLILFNITEAIKWHISVGNGKKIDEVSGEMLWRDIRDEVMAATRLLRTRDVQMLLQGIKQEVGILERLTELLGNLWKKKWAKSKVGRTDPTKIPNPKPQKLKQTTCHDSVFRVMKRAKK comes from the coding sequence ATGACTTCAAATTCATTCGCTTCAGAGGCTTTATCACGCCTACCTTTAGCCGAAGCCGCTTTCCTCATGCTTGATGACATTTTCCAAAATAATACGCTTGAAGCGATCTATCAATCAAATCGTGGACGCACCTACACTCGTATTTTGACATTCTCTTCATTTTTCCAATTGTTGCGAGATTCACTGATTTCTCCCGATCACTCTGCCAGGGCTCGTCTGATCGATGCATCTGAAAACGGTGAATTGCCTACATCGCTCAAAGCGTTTTATGACAAATTAGCGCATATGCCGCCAGAGGTTGGGGCGGGGCTCCTTTCGCATTCCTATCGGGCTATTTCAAAGCTTTTGCCAAGAAAAATGACTTCTAAATTACCAAAATCTCTTTGCAAACTTACTGTTGTCGCCGTTGATGGCAAAGTAATTAAGCATACGATGCGGCGCCTTCTTCCTTTAAGAATAAGCAAGCAAAATGCATCAAAATTGCTTGGAGGGAAAGCACTTGTTGCAGTGAATCTGAGTACTGGTCTGGTAATGGAAATGGCTTCGGAATTGGATGGAGAAGCAAGTGAAACACGCTTGTTAGCTCCACTTTTGCAACAGCTGAAAGACCATTGCGGCGAGAAATTAATTGTGGCGGATCGATGCTATGGTTTCTACAAGCATATTGCAATGATCAAGGATGACGGGTGCCATTTTGTTTTACGAGTTGCAAGCATTACCCAATTTATTCAAGATCCGGAAAAACCAGCGAGAATTGGCAAAGACCGATATGGCCGAAAACTTATCGAAGAACATGGCTGGATCACAAGTCAAAAGAATACGAAATTGATCGCAGTACGCCGACTGAGCATTATCCGCGATAAAGTGCAGATACAACTACTAACAGACCTGACCGATTCGAAACGATACCCTGCAGACGACATCGCAGAGATATATCGCTATCGTTGGGATATTGAGCGTGTATACGCGACGATTACAAAAGTGTTTCAGTTGCGTCACTTGATAGGTACCAGTCCAGAGGCTGGTTTAATACAAGCATCGCTTTGCCTCATTTTATTTAACATTACAGAAGCAATCAAATGGCATATTTCGGTCGGAAACGGAAAGAAAATAGATGAAGTATCTGGCGAAATGCTCTGGCGAGATATCCGAGATGAGGTGATGGCCGCAACGCGATTGCTTCGAACGCGCGATGTGCAGATGCTGCTTCAAGGGATCAAACAAGAAGTGGGGATATTAGAAAGACTAACTGAATTATTGGGCAATCTGTGGAAAAAGAAGTGGGCAAAAAGCAAAGTAGGGCGTACAGATCCTACAAAAATTCCAAATCCAAAACCCCAAAAACTGAAACAGACAACTTGCCACGATTCAGTCTTTAGGGTGATGAAGCGAGCAAAAAAATGA
- a CDS encoding glutamate--tRNA ligase family protein, giving the protein MIRTRFAPSPTGFLHVGGVRTALFSWLLVQRLGGQFILRIDDTDEQRNQVEALQPILDGFQWLGLTWDEGPSLDGATSHGPHAPYFQSQRNQLYVDAAEKLLAAGLAYPDYMTKEELEADRDKAKAAKKPYIHRGPLRDADPASNLQRYREQPAPLRFKVDAGRTIQIDDMICGAVEQRADLIGDPVILRAPNEQGIARPLYNFASVVDDIDMKITHIIRAREHLSNTYTQLLMFEALQAPLPRFGHVPVVNRNGKKMSKRDLPPPTEEERTKLMMLGWTNQQIDDSGINLATVAYYKELGYLPQALVNYLGRLGWSLDDKSELIPLPEMIQAFDMETGIGRINDSPGEFDPKKLFWVQDEYMKQLPHEEKLHQALQFLQRANVVANPPTEQEHSIVDRVVQAAGDRMKIFSDILFYATPLLHAPVYQAKAVEKHLSKPAAQEHLAALAGELAAAGDWTPSELEQVVHRYCEAKAIKMKEIVQPLRVALIGMEVGFSLYDTIAILGKEQTLERIQNYPK; this is encoded by the coding sequence ATGATTCGGACTCGATTTGCCCCCAGCCCCACCGGTTTTCTCCACGTGGGGGGTGTTCGCACCGCCTTGTTCAGTTGGCTGCTGGTGCAGCGACTTGGCGGGCAGTTTATCCTGCGAATCGACGATACCGATGAACAACGCAATCAGGTGGAGGCACTGCAGCCGATTCTGGATGGGTTTCAATGGCTTGGCCTGACGTGGGATGAAGGCCCGTCGCTGGATGGTGCCACCAGCCATGGCCCGCACGCACCCTACTTTCAGTCGCAACGCAACCAGCTTTATGTGGATGCTGCCGAAAAACTGCTCGCAGCGGGGCTGGCCTACCCCGATTACATGACGAAAGAAGAACTGGAAGCTGATCGCGACAAGGCGAAGGCTGCCAAAAAGCCCTATATCCATCGTGGGCCGCTACGGGATGCGGACCCCGCAAGCAATCTGCAGCGCTACCGCGAGCAACCCGCCCCACTTCGTTTTAAGGTGGATGCTGGCCGCACGATACAGATTGACGACATGATCTGTGGGGCCGTGGAACAGCGAGCCGACCTGATTGGTGATCCGGTCATTCTGCGGGCACCGAATGAACAAGGCATTGCCAGACCGCTCTACAATTTTGCCTCGGTGGTGGATGATATCGATATGAAAATCACCCACATTATTCGGGCACGCGAGCACCTGTCGAACACATACACGCAGCTGCTGATGTTCGAAGCACTGCAGGCCCCATTGCCACGGTTCGGCCACGTACCGGTGGTGAATCGCAATGGCAAAAAGATGAGCAAACGCGATTTACCCCCACCCACGGAAGAAGAACGGACGAAGCTGATGATGCTGGGTTGGACAAATCAGCAGATTGATGACAGCGGCATCAATCTGGCGACGGTGGCTTACTACAAAGAGCTGGGTTATCTGCCCCAGGCACTGGTGAACTATCTGGGTCGCCTCGGCTGGTCGCTGGATGATAAATCCGAACTGATCCCACTGCCGGAAATGATTCAGGCGTTCGATATGGAAACCGGGATTGGGCGGATCAACGACTCCCCAGGGGAGTTTGACCCCAAAAAACTGTTCTGGGTGCAGGATGAATACATGAAGCAACTGCCTCACGAAGAGAAGTTGCATCAGGCACTGCAATTCCTGCAGCGAGCCAACGTGGTTGCCAATCCACCGACGGAACAGGAGCATTCGATTGTCGACCGCGTGGTGCAGGCGGCTGGGGATCGGATGAAAATTTTCTCAGATATTCTGTTTTACGCCACCCCACTGCTGCATGCACCCGTGTATCAGGCGAAAGCGGTAGAAAAGCATCTGTCAAAACCAGCCGCACAGGAACATCTGGCTGCACTGGCGGGGGAACTGGCTGCCGCAGGAGACTGGACCCCATCCGAACTCGAGCAGGTGGTGCACCGCTATTGCGAGGCAAAAGCGATCAAAATGAAAGAAATTGTCCAGCCACTGCGGGTGGCACTGATTGGTATGGAAGTGGGCTTCAGCCTGTACGACACCATCGCCATTCTGGGCAAAGAACAAACTCTGGAACGGATCCAGAATTACCCGAAGTAG
- a CDS encoding SseB family protein, with amino-acid sequence MGIFNRLFSQRRTPEPTNMENLWNPNGVDRLLNEELHCAIEAFTAEPTVENRRNFYLLLSTSNYCVPSSNNDAGGTTITASQNEQGELTLVAFSDPCALKRWQPNSPEFLVFTASKLFETILEYGIMEVIINPAGPAGGKLTRADVELMAQGKLPIGVKVLNCWEDLAKFFKSKVLCFVKD; translated from the coding sequence ATGGGCATCTTTAATCGGTTGTTCTCTCAGCGTAGAACTCCAGAGCCAACCAACATGGAAAACTTGTGGAACCCCAATGGCGTTGATCGTCTTCTGAACGAAGAATTGCACTGTGCTATTGAAGCGTTCACCGCAGAACCTACCGTAGAGAACCGCCGCAATTTTTACCTGCTTTTGTCAACGAGTAACTATTGTGTGCCATCAAGCAATAATGATGCGGGTGGTACTACTATCACAGCAAGTCAGAACGAGCAGGGCGAATTAACCCTGGTCGCATTTTCTGATCCTTGTGCTTTGAAACGCTGGCAGCCTAACTCACCGGAATTTCTGGTGTTCACAGCATCGAAGCTGTTCGAGACTATTCTCGAATATGGTATTATGGAGGTAATTATCAATCCAGCAGGCCCCGCCGGAGGCAAACTGACCCGTGCTGATGTTGAGTTAATGGCCCAGGGTAAACTACCCATTGGTGTGAAGGTCTTGAACTGCTGGGAGGATTTGGCTAAGTTCTTTAAGAGTAAGGTTTTATGTTTTGTCAAGGATTGA
- a CDS encoding AbgT family transporter — protein MNNQSRGLISRFLDGIEWLGNKLPDPAVLFFMGLILTWCLSSWLSGMTFTETVPGETAPIAVKNLLTLDSFAGFLSKMVKQFTGFHPLGVVLVALLGVGVAEYSGFLNAVLKSLLNITPRLLLTPMLILVAIMSHTAADAGYVLVIPIGGVMFYAAGRHPVAGIAAAFAGVSGGFSANFIASGLDPMLAGITQEGVAILNADRPVNPLCNIFFTAASSLVIILLGWFITDRIIEPRLKATEVDGNPEDMPKMQDLNRREKVAMWLSLASVGVLLALLVAWMVPANSSLRDVRGKLTSMGSREYDLGLKVAPTPQGMVVESVAPDGAAGKAGIAANDLLKSINGLPIANQADYENSFTRMTAKAPVKVVVERDGKAMERTFKPVVKPIAGSRLMEAIVPLIFLMFIVPGLVFGFASGKFQSHRDAVKGMTKAMETMGYYLVLVFFAALFIGAFSESNIGKLLAVKGANFLKQSNMPSWAVVLGIIFLTACANLLVGSASAKWAMLAPIFVPMLMLLGISPEMTQAAYRVGDSTTNIITPMMPYFPLVVVFCQKYVKKSGIGSLTALMLPYSICFLVCWTAFLLIYWAIGIPLGIEAPYTYQPS, from the coding sequence ATGAATAACCAATCTCGTGGCTTGATCAGCCGCTTTCTGGATGGCATTGAGTGGTTAGGCAATAAACTGCCCGATCCTGCGGTGCTGTTTTTCATGGGTCTGATCCTGACCTGGTGCCTTTCCAGTTGGCTGTCGGGCATGACTTTCACAGAAACTGTGCCGGGCGAAACCGCACCGATCGCGGTGAAAAACCTGCTGACGCTGGACAGTTTTGCCGGTTTTCTTTCGAAAATGGTAAAGCAGTTTACTGGTTTCCACCCACTGGGGGTGGTGCTGGTTGCCCTGCTGGGCGTGGGTGTTGCGGAATATTCCGGTTTCCTGAATGCGGTGCTGAAATCGCTTTTGAATATAACTCCTCGGTTATTATTGACCCCGATGCTGATTCTGGTGGCAATTATGAGCCACACCGCAGCCGATGCCGGCTATGTGCTGGTGATTCCGATCGGTGGGGTGATGTTTTATGCCGCAGGTCGCCACCCGGTGGCAGGGATTGCGGCTGCGTTTGCGGGTGTTTCGGGTGGGTTCAGTGCCAATTTCATCGCCTCCGGCCTCGATCCGATGCTGGCCGGCATTACCCAGGAAGGGGTGGCAATTCTGAATGCCGACCGTCCGGTAAATCCGTTGTGCAATATCTTTTTCACCGCAGCATCGTCGCTGGTGATTATTCTGCTCGGCTGGTTTATTACCGATCGCATTATTGAACCCCGCCTGAAAGCCACCGAAGTGGATGGCAATCCTGAAGATATGCCCAAAATGCAGGATCTGAACAGGCGGGAAAAGGTCGCCATGTGGCTCAGCCTGGCTTCCGTGGGAGTGCTGCTGGCCCTGCTGGTTGCCTGGATGGTGCCTGCCAACTCCAGTTTGCGGGATGTGCGAGGCAAACTGACCTCCATGGGCAGCCGCGAATACGATTTAGGTCTGAAAGTGGCCCCCACCCCACAAGGAATGGTGGTGGAAAGCGTCGCACCCGACGGTGCGGCTGGTAAAGCAGGAATCGCAGCCAACGATTTATTAAAATCCATTAATGGTTTGCCCATTGCGAATCAGGCAGATTATGAGAATTCTTTCACCAGAATGACCGCCAAGGCACCGGTGAAGGTGGTGGTGGAACGCGATGGCAAGGCGATGGAACGCACCTTCAAGCCCGTGGTGAAGCCCATTGCGGGTTCCCGCCTGATGGAGGCGATTGTCCCACTGATTTTCCTGATGTTCATTGTGCCTGGGCTGGTTTTTGGGTTTGCTTCCGGCAAGTTCCAGTCCCACCGAGACGCAGTGAAGGGAATGACCAAGGCAATGGAAACGATGGGTTATTACCTTGTGCTGGTGTTTTTTGCCGCACTGTTCATCGGTGCGTTTTCGGAATCGAACATTGGCAAACTGCTGGCGGTGAAAGGTGCCAATTTCCTGAAACAATCGAATATGCCTTCGTGGGCGGTGGTGCTGGGCATCATTTTCCTGACAGCGTGTGCGAACCTGCTGGTGGGGTCGGCTTCTGCCAAATGGGCGATGCTGGCACCAATTTTTGTGCCAATGCTGATGTTGCTGGGGATTTCGCCGGAAATGACGCAGGCAGCCTACCGCGTGGGGGATTCCACCACCAACATTATCACACCGATGATGCCCTACTTCCCACTGGTGGTGGTGTTCTGCCAGAAATATGTGAAGAAATCGGGGATCGGGTCGCTGACCGCACTGATGCTGCCGTATTCGATCTGTTTTCTGGTGTGCTGGACCGCATTTCTGCTGATTTACTGGGCAATCGGCATTCCACTGGGAATCGAAGCACCTTATACGTACCAGCCATCATAG
- a CDS encoding DUF2716 domain-containing protein, whose translation MQFERFVIPGAYPDAGLYFAYMAEVKRHWRSVGWEEVPKADEDAIKAAWIANLEPTGDLVIPEPSRTWRGERLARHRQEPEMESEFTLALLKAFRQCTRPGERLWAIDWQHAWYYFDPHAGITTATRDEWAMPILPDGDSYNYVAPDFRFGVQMGWSATGPVTIFGEDLIAAFDSNPPECFLWVCGSGYLRRRRTSG comes from the coding sequence ATGCAGTTTGAACGGTTCGTGATTCCTGGCGCGTATCCTGATGCCGGGCTCTATTTCGCCTACATGGCGGAGGTCAAGCGGCATTGGCGATCCGTTGGCTGGGAGGAAGTGCCGAAAGCAGACGAGGACGCAATCAAGGCGGCATGGATCGCGAATCTCGAGCCGACCGGGGATCTCGTCATCCCCGAACCATCTCGAACGTGGCGCGGAGAACGGTTGGCTCGTCACCGCCAAGAGCCTGAGATGGAAAGTGAGTTCACGCTCGCATTGCTGAAAGCGTTTCGTCAATGCACGAGGCCTGGTGAACGCCTTTGGGCGATTGACTGGCAACACGCTTGGTATTACTTTGACCCGCACGCTGGCATCACGACGGCAACTCGCGACGAGTGGGCAATGCCCATTCTTCCGGATGGCGACTCGTATAATTACGTGGCCCCTGATTTCCGATTCGGCGTCCAAATGGGCTGGTCGGCGACTGGTCCAGTTACGATTTTCGGGGAGGACCTGATCGCTGCGTTCGATTCCAATCCACCGGAGTGTTTCCTGTGGGTGTGCGGCTCCGGATATTTGAGGCGCCGGCGAACAAGCGGATGA
- a CDS encoding PQQ-binding-like beta-propeller repeat protein: MLKLGMCALFLLPSALIAGNWTAFRGTGNNISTEQQLPETWSASKNITWTADLPGYGQSSPVVWGKQVFVTAVAGEMREKGFVVGLDAATGKQQWMHEFTPTIQVKSGFSVSRAAPTPCVDANGVYCFFEGGNLLAFTHAGKLLWERSIAKEYGEFQGGHGIGASPCQSDDRLFILIDHNGPCYLLAVDKKTGKTLWKTDRDVKMSWSSPVYTKNGTQEMVVCSSNGSVCAYDAQSGKEIWKMTGVAGNTIPSATVVDGAIVVGGSNPRGKEPAADAKSNFCLEMDGKQTVRWSAKAGLASYASPLVYEGLVYYVNAVGNLTCIDLKTGKELYSERIDGPCWATPVAAEGKIFCFGKNGTTTVLKAGKEFDLLATNKLWADAKSADAPEQKGGFGSYGDPILYGVAVADHSFFVRSGTQLIRISK, encoded by the coding sequence ATGTTAAAACTTGGAATGTGTGCGTTGTTTTTGCTGCCCAGCGCCCTGATTGCGGGCAACTGGACCGCTTTTCGTGGGACAGGCAACAATATCAGCACCGAGCAGCAATTACCAGAAACCTGGAGCGCCAGCAAAAATATTACCTGGACGGCGGATCTGCCCGGTTACGGCCAATCTTCACCTGTAGTGTGGGGCAAACAGGTATTTGTAACTGCTGTTGCGGGTGAAATGAGGGAAAAAGGGTTTGTGGTGGGCCTGGATGCCGCCACCGGCAAGCAACAATGGATGCACGAATTCACCCCCACCATTCAGGTGAAATCGGGATTTTCAGTCAGTCGGGCCGCACCCACACCCTGTGTGGACGCCAACGGGGTCTACTGTTTCTTCGAAGGTGGCAATCTGCTGGCGTTCACCCACGCAGGCAAACTCTTATGGGAACGTTCTATTGCCAAAGAATATGGCGAATTTCAAGGTGGCCACGGCATCGGTGCGTCGCCTTGTCAGTCAGACGATCGTTTGTTTATCCTGATTGATCATAACGGACCTTGTTATCTGCTGGCGGTAGACAAAAAAACCGGCAAAACGCTCTGGAAAACTGATCGTGATGTCAAAATGTCGTGGTCCAGCCCAGTTTATACCAAAAATGGCACCCAGGAAATGGTAGTTTGCAGCAGTAATGGCAGTGTCTGTGCCTACGATGCCCAATCAGGTAAGGAAATCTGGAAAATGACGGGAGTGGCAGGCAACACGATCCCTTCTGCAACGGTGGTGGATGGGGCAATTGTGGTAGGTGGCAGTAACCCACGTGGGAAAGAACCGGCTGCCGATGCCAAATCGAATTTCTGTCTGGAAATGGATGGGAAACAAACCGTGCGCTGGTCGGCAAAGGCGGGATTAGCAAGTTATGCTTCCCCACTGGTGTACGAAGGTCTGGTCTACTACGTGAATGCGGTGGGCAATCTGACCTGCATTGACCTGAAAACCGGTAAAGAGCTGTATTCCGAACGGATTGATGGACCGTGCTGGGCAACACCAGTCGCCGCAGAAGGGAAAATTTTCTGTTTTGGTAAAAATGGTACCACCACGGTGTTGAAGGCAGGCAAAGAATTTGACCTGTTAGCCACCAATAAACTGTGGGCAGACGCCAAGTCAGCCGACGCACCAGAACAGAAAGGGGGATTTGGAAGTTATGGCGATCCCATTCTGTATGGAGTTGCCGTGGCTGACCACTCCTTTTTTGTACGTTCGGGCACCCAACTGATTCGAATCAGCAAGTAA